The genomic interval GAGTGATCACATCACCTCGACGCTCAGCCCTTCCAGCCCCCGGATCACGAAGTTCGGCTTCCTCTGCGGCTCCGCCGCCAGGGTCAGCGTCGGGGCCTTCTCCAGTACGGCCGTCATGGAGGCGGCCAGCTCGATACGGGCCAGGGGTGCGCCGATGCAGTAGTGGATGCCGGCGCTGAAGGAGATGTGCGGGTTGTCGGCGCGGGTGAGGTCGAGGCGTTCCGGGTTCGCGAATGTGGCCGGGTCGTGGTTCGCGGAGCCGAACAGCAGGGCGATCTCGGCGCCCCGCGGAACGGTCGTCCCGTCGATCTCGATGTCGTCCAGGACCCAGCGTTCGAAGAGCTGGAGCGGGGTGTCGTAGCGCATGAGCTCTTCGACGGCGCGGGGGACGAGGGAGTGGTCGGCGCGCAGTGCCCGCAGCTGCCCGGGGTTGCGGAACAGGGCGTACCAGCCGTTGACCGTGGCGTTCACGGTGGCCTCGTGGCCCGCGTTGAGCAGCAGGACGCAGGTGGAGATCATCTCCTGCTCGGTGAGCCGGTCGTCCTCGTCGTGCGCGGCGATGAGCCCCGAGATCAGGTCGTCCCCGGGTTCCTTGCGGCGCTCGGCGATCAGGTCGCGGAGGTAGTCGGAGAACTCGACCGACGCCCGCACCGCCCTCGCCGCCACGTCCTCGGACGGGTTCAGCTCGTACATCCCGCAGATGTCCGCCGACCAGGGCCTGAGCGGCGCCCGGTCCGCCTCCGGGATGCCCAGCATCTCGGCGATCACGGCGACGGGCAGCGGCTCGGCGACATCGGTCAGCAGATCACCGCCGCCCCGCGCGACGAGCCGGTCCACCAGCTCACCGGCCAGATCGGTCACGTACGGCCTCAGCTGCTCGACCGTGCGCGGGGTGAACGCCTTCGACACCAGACGCCGGATCCGGGTGTGGTCCGGCGGCTCCAGATCGAGCATCCCGTGGTCGTTGAGGGTGTGGAACGGCTCGTGCTCCACCGGGGGTGCCGTACGCCCGAAGTCCTCGTGCGTGAACCGGTGCTGGTAGGTCCGCCCGAGCCTGCGGTCCCTCAGCAGCGCGGAGACGTCCGCGTGGTGCGGGACGAGCCACTGGTTCGTTGGCTCGTAGTACTGCACACGGCCGTTCGCGCGGAGCTCGGCGTAGGCGGGGTACGGATCGGCGAGAAACGCCGGGTCCCAGGGATCGAAGGCGGTCATGCGGGGACGCTAGCCCGGCAGGCGGCCTTCTGACCAGGGGTGTTCCTTCAGGTGGTCGATGAGGGCGGTGAAGGCGGGGGTGGGGAAGGAGAGGGTGGCTCGGGCGGGGGCCTTGGAGTCTCGGACGGCTATGCGGGTGGGGAGGGGGGCTATCTCGACGCAGGTGTTGCCCTCACCGCCGCCCGAGTAGGTGGACTTTCGCCAGTTCATCAGAGTGCCTTCGCCATGCGGTGGATGAAGTCGCGCGACGCGATCGGGTCCAGCGACGCGCTCTCGATCCTACGAATCAGGGCCCGCATTCGATCCAGCTGGATTTCGGCATCGATGAACGCGACGCCGGTGGGCGAGTCCCGCATGCCGGTGTCCAGCCGGGACACGGGACCTCCGGCATACATCATCGACGCCCCGGAACCGGCAAACCCGTCCCGCCGCCCTGCGAGTGCGCTGGTCACCACCCGGCACTCTGCGCCTCGGCGCGTGGGACGCGGACCCCCAACCACCCGAGCCACCAAGCGCGTTGGCCCACCTCACCGACGCCGAGAACGGCCGCGGCCTCGCCCTGGTCCGCGCCTGCGCCGACCTGTGGGGCCGGCAGCCACTCTCCAGGAACGGCAACCGCGGCAAGTACGTCTGGTGCGAACTGGCCGCGGCGTAAGTCGCGCATGGATGCGCGCTCCGCCGGCACCTCGCACCGCGCCCCTACTGAGCCGGGTTGACCCTCGACCTTGTGCAGGGCCCAGAGTTCAGGACGTGGAGAACGACATGCGCAGCATCGGCGAGATGGCCCGCGACAGCGGACTGGGCGTGAGCGCCCTGCGGTTCTACGACCGTGCCGGTGTGCTCGTGCCGGCCTGGGTGGATCCCGTGAGCGGGTACCGCTGGTACGAGCCCGGGCAGCTCGAAGAGGCCCGGTTGCTGGCCCGCCTGCGCCGGGCCGGGATGCCGCTGGCGGACATCCGGCTGGTGCTGGCCAGTTGGGCCGGTGCCGACACCGATCTGGTCCGGAAACTGCTCACGGCGCACCTGCGCCGCCTCGAACAGGGGCTGTCCGATGCCCGCAGCGAGTTCTCCGCACTCCGCGCACTACTCGACCAACGGGAGAACCACATGACTTCGCTCCGCACCGCCACCGTCCGGCTGACCGTCGCCGCGCCCGAGCTGGGGGCCGCGCTGGACACCGTCCGATTCGCCGCGAGCACCGACCCGGAGCTGCCGATGCTCGGCGGGGTCCTGTTCGACATCGAGGGCGAGAGCCTCCATGTCGTGGCCACCGACCGGTACCGTCTGGCGGTCGCCCGGGCCGGCGTCACCGGGCACGAGGGGAGCCGGGTACAGGTCATCGTGCCCACCCCGCTCGCCGACGCGATGCGGGCGCTGCTGCACGGCGAGGGACCCGTGCGGTTCTTGCTCGACGGTGACCGAGTGGCCCTGGAGGCCGGGGACGGGCAGGTGGCCGGTCAGTGCCTCGACCACGACTTCCCCGACTACCGTCGTCTCCTGCCCCAGGCCGGTGACCGCCGCGCCCTCGTCGAGGTCGCGGACTTCCGCAGGACCCTGGAGACGGGTCCCGTCCGCAGCGACGAGACCGGAACACATGACCTGAGCCTGCTCAGGGTGGAGGACGACGGGACGGTGACCGTCTGCGCCGACGGCGACGCCGGTGATCCGGGCCGCGTCGCGGTCAACCGCGCGTTCCTGCTGGACGCGCTGGCCGCCGCGGGCCGGGACCGGCTGGTGCTGGAGCTCGCCGCCCCCACGGCGCCGATCGCGATCCGCCGACCCGACGACGAGGGGGGCTTCTCGATCCTGATGCCGGTCCGCCTGCACGACTGACACCCGGTCGCCAGAAGGGCCGCACACGCCTACCCCGGCGTCACCAGCCGCGCCTCGTACGCGAACACCGCCGCCTGTGTGCGGTCCCTGAGGCCCAGTTTCACCAGGATGCGGCTGACATGGGTCTTGATCGTCGACTCGGCCACCAGCAGGCGCTCGGCCATCTCCTGGTTCGACAGGCCCTGGGCGATGAGGATCAGTACCTCCGTCTCGCGGTCGGTGAGGTCGCCGTAGGCCGTGTGGGCCGCGGCCATGAGTCTGGGGGACTCGGAGAGTTTGGAGAACTCCGTGATCAGCCGCCTGGTGACCGAGGGGGCCAGAAGCGCCTCGCCGGAGGCCACCACCCGGACTCCCTCGGCGAGTTGACGGGCCGAGGCGTCCTTGAGGAGGAAGCCCGAGGCGCCCGCGCGCAGGGCCTGGTACACGTACTCGTCGAGGTCGAAGGTCGTCAGGACCAGGACCTTTGCCATGCCCTCGGCCGCGACGATCTCCCTGGTCGCCTCGATGCCGTTCAGCTCCGGCATCCGGATGTCCATCAGGACCACGTCGGGGGCGAGTTCACGGACCCGGTCCACCGCCTCGCGGCCGTTGACCGCCTCGCCGACCACCTCGATGTCCGGCATCGCGTTCAGCAGCACCGAGAAGCCCTCGCGGACCATCATCTGGTCGTCCGCGACCAGGACCCGGATCGTCATGCCTCGTCCTCGTCCCTGAGCGGCAGCGGCACCGGCAGGAACACCGCCACCTCGTACCCTCCCTCGTCCGTCGGGCCTGCCGTCATCTCGCCGTTCAGCATGGAGACCCGCTCCCGCATGCCCGTGATGCCGTGCCCCGCTCCGGGCGAGGGCTTCAGCAGCGACAGCTCGGGCCGCGGGCCGTTGACTACGCGCAGGCCCAACCCGCCCAGGACGTACCCGATCTCCACCCGTGCGCTCGCCCCCGGGGCGTGGCGCAGGGTGTTGCTCA from Streptomyces sp. CC0208 carries:
- a CDS encoding cytochrome P450 — protein: MTAFDPWDPAFLADPYPAYAELRANGRVQYYEPTNQWLVPHHADVSALLRDRRLGRTYQHRFTHEDFGRTAPPVEHEPFHTLNDHGMLDLEPPDHTRIRRLVSKAFTPRTVEQLRPYVTDLAGELVDRLVARGGGDLLTDVAEPLPVAVIAEMLGIPEADRAPLRPWSADICGMYELNPSEDVAARAVRASVEFSDYLRDLIAERRKEPGDDLISGLIAAHDEDDRLTEQEMISTCVLLLNAGHEATVNATVNGWYALFRNPGQLRALRADHSLVPRAVEELMRYDTPLQLFERWVLDDIEIDGTTVPRGAEIALLFGSANHDPATFANPERLDLTRADNPHISFSAGIHYCIGAPLARIELAASMTAVLEKAPTLTLAAEPQRKPNFVIRGLEGLSVEVM
- a CDS encoding DUF397 domain-containing protein, which encodes MNWRKSTYSGGGEGNTCVEIAPLPTRIAVRDSKAPARATLSFPTPAFTALIDHLKEHPWSEGRLPG
- a CDS encoding MerR family transcriptional regulator, whose protein sequence is MENDMRSIGEMARDSGLGVSALRFYDRAGVLVPAWVDPVSGYRWYEPGQLEEARLLARLRRAGMPLADIRLVLASWAGADTDLVRKLLTAHLRRLEQGLSDARSEFSALRALLDQRENHMTSLRTATVRLTVAAPELGAALDTVRFAASTDPELPMLGGVLFDIEGESLHVVATDRYRLAVARAGVTGHEGSRVQVIVPTPLADAMRALLHGEGPVRFLLDGDRVALEAGDGQVAGQCLDHDFPDYRRLLPQAGDRRALVEVADFRRTLETGPVRSDETGTHDLSLLRVEDDGTVTVCADGDAGDPGRVAVNRAFLLDALAAAGRDRLVLELAAPTAPIAIRRPDDEGGFSILMPVRLHD
- a CDS encoding response regulator transcription factor gives rise to the protein MTIRVLVADDQMMVREGFSVLLNAMPDIEVVGEAVNGREAVDRVRELAPDVVLMDIRMPELNGIEATREIVAAEGMAKVLVLTTFDLDEYVYQALRAGASGFLLKDASARQLAEGVRVVASGEALLAPSVTRRLITEFSKLSESPRLMAAAHTAYGDLTDRETEVLILIAQGLSNQEMAERLLVAESTIKTHVSRILVKLGLRDRTQAAVFAYEARLVTPG